The nucleotide sequence AGGCTTGCAGTCGGGATCGGCCATGGGGCGCGCTAACAAAGCTGTCCTCGCTTACTCGGGCGGCGTCGATACCTCGGTTTGCATCCCCTACCTCAAGCAGGAATGGGGGGTGGGTGAGGTCATTGCCCTCGCTGCCGATTTGGGGCAAGGCGAGGATCTGGAGGCACTGCGCACCAAGGCGCTGCAAGCAGGAGCCTCGCACGCGCTGGTGGCAACGGCCACCGACCGCTTCGTTCGCGACTACGCCTTCCCGGCGATCCAAGCCAACGCCCTCTACGAAGACCGCTACCCGCTCTCGACTGCCCTGGCGCGCCCGCTGATTGCCGAGTTGCTGGTGGAGACCGCCCACCAATACGGGGCAGATGCGGTCGCCCATGGCTGCACCGGCAAAGGCAACGATCAGGTGCGCTTCGATGTCTCGCTGATGGCGCTCGATCCCCAGCTAACCCGCCTGGCGCCGGCGCGGGAGTGGGGCATGAGCCGGGAAGCCGCGATCGCCTACGGCGAACGCTTCGGCTTACCGGCGCCTGTGGCCAAGGGCTCGCCCTACAGCATTGATCGCAACCTGCTCGGGCGCAGCATTGAGGCCGGCCCGCTCGAGGATCCGGATGCAGAACCGCCAGAGGAAGCGTTTGCCCTCACCTGCGCTGCGACGGAGGCCCCCAATGCACCCGATTACCTCGAAATAACGTTCGAGGGCGGCATCCCAACGGCGCTAGACGGCCAGGCGCTCGATCCCGTAGCGCTGATCGCGCAGCTCAACGAACGCGCCGGCCGGCACGGGGTGGGCCGCATCGACATGCTGGAGAACCGCGTTGTGGGCATCAAATCGCGCGAGATCTACGAAACACCAGCGCTGTCGGTGCTCATTGCCGCGCACCGCGATCTGGAGAGCCTGACGCTCACTGGCGATGTCACCCAATACAAGCGCGGAGTCGAGGCCACCTACAGCCAGCTGGTCTATCAGGGCTTCTGGCACGGCCCGCTCAGGTCGGCCCTAGATGCCTTTGTGGGGCAGACCCAAGCCCGCGTTACGGGGACCGTCCGCCTCAAGTTGTTTAAAGGGAGCGCTACTGTGGTCGGGCGCCGCTCTCCCTACTCGCTCTACCAGCAAGATCTGGCAACCTACGGAACCGAGGACCAATTCGACCACAAGGCCGCCGAAGGTTTCATTACCATTTGGGGCCTGGGGACCAAGGTTTGGTCGCAGACGGGCTTGCGCGCCTAGGTGGGAACCGGCTCGCCCGGCCGCAGGCGCGCCCACTTGCCCGCCTCCTGTAGGAAGCTGTCGCAGCCAACGACATCCCACTCCATCTCGATGCTGTCTTGCTGGGGCCGGATGTGAACGTTGATGGTGGGATTGTCGGGCTCGAAATTGGGCGCGTCCGTCAGGTGCGGCTGCTGGTGCTGGGTCTCGACCGCGTGGTAGGTGGTGCAGCGATCGACGTAGTGACAGTTGACGCAGATGCACATGGCCCTGGATCGCGCTTTATCTTGCTAGCTTAGCTCACCCCCGGGCCATCGCGAGTGCCAGCCCGTATGCCCAGCTCGCTCGAGGCAACGCCCCTATCGCCGCAGCAGTGGCCCTTCAATCTCAGCTGGCTGCCACCGCAAGCGCATTTGGTGGGGGGTGCCGTTCGCGATGCGCTGCTCGCTCGGCGGCAATCTCCCCTGGATTTGGACTTTATCGTGTGCGATGGCGCCATCGAGACGGCTCGCGCCATTGCCCGCCACTACGGGGCCGGTTTTGTCGTGCTGGATGCCGGGCGCCAGATCGCGCGGGTGGTGTTTGCTGGCGGCACGGTCGACTTTGCCTGCCTTGAGGGGGCAACGCTGGCCGCCGATTTGGCGCGGCGCGACTTTACGGTCAACGCGATCGCCTACGAACCGCGCGCGGGCGCAATCGTCGACCCGCTGCAGGGGCAAGCGGACCTGGAGCGCCGGTGCCTGCGCATGGTGGCCGCCGCCAACCTGCAAGCCGATCCGCTGCGCTTGCTGCGCGCTTACCGCCTGGCCGCCCAGCTTGATTTCGCCATTGAGGCGCAAACACGGGCCACTATCCGCCGCTGGGCCCCGCAATTGGCTCGGGTTGCAGCCGAGCGCGTCCAGACCGAGCTGCGCTACTTGCTAAGAGCCCCAGCGGGCAATGCCTGGCTGAAGGCAGCCGGCGCTGACGGTGTCCTATCGGCCTGGTTGCCCGATGCCGACGCGGCCGCTCTAGAATGTGCTGCCCGGGTCGATGGGGCGACTCGCTGGCTGAGCGAGCGCTGGCCGTCGCTGGCTCCCGAGCTGCATGCCCCGCTAACCAACGATCCCACCGCGTGCTGGCCGCTGCTAGCCAAATTCGCCAGTCTGGCAGCTCCCAGCGCTGATCGCGCGCAAGCGCAGCTGGCGGCCTTGGGCCTCTCGCGGGCCGAGGTTCGCAGCGCCGCGACCGCCGTCCGCCACTGGGCGCGCGTGGCGGCGGCCCCGCGCTCGATCCGAGCGCAGTTCGAGCTGTTTCGGGCGGTGGGGGCCGCCTTTCCGGGGGTGGCCTTGCTGGTTGCCGCGGCCGGCAGCGATCGCGCAGCGATCACGCAGCTGCTTGATCGCTACGCCCATCCGGGCGATCCGGTGGCGCATCCGCACTCGCCGGTCAGCGGCCGAGACCTGATGCGTGCGCTGGGCCTATCGCCCTCGCCCCAAATCGGCGAGCTGCTAACCGAGATTCAGCTGGCGCGCGCCTGCGGCGATATCGCAACGGCCGAGGAAGCACTGGCGTGGGCCGCCAGTTGGCTGGGCCAGCGCGCGCCCAAGACGGGCGACTAGCCGTAGCCGTGCTCGGCCAAAAACGCTGGCGTAATGTCGCTGCTGCCTGCGGCTGCCGCTTGGGGATAGCCCAGCAGCTTGTCAGCGTATTTGCCCAACAGATCGCTTTCTAGGTTGACCCAGCTGCCGACGGCGAGTTGGGCCAGGTTGGTGCGGTGGTAGGTCAGCGGCACGACGGCCGCTTGGAACCAGCGACCGTCGTGATCGCAGTCGGCGACGGTCAGGCTGATGCCGTTGACGGCCACGCTGCCTTTGGGCACCAGGTAGCGTGCGACCTGCCGCTGCCACGCCTCGCCGCTCCCCGAGGGTGCGCGAAAGACCAACTCCCAGGCCCGCTCGGTGGCCCTCGCCTCGGCGAGATAGCCCACGCCATCCACGTGGCCGGTGACAAAGTGGCCGCCTAGTTTGTCCCCCACCCGCAGGGCCGGTTCCAGGTTGACGGGGTCGCCACTTTGGCGGCGCTGGGCCAGAGCGCTGCGCTCGATCGTCTCGGGCGAGACCGTTGCCCTAAAGCCGCCAGCGCGCAGCGCTTCCACAGTGAGGCAAACGCCATCAACGGCAATGCTATCGCCCACCGCCAGCCCGGGCAGGATGGCAGCCTGGTCCTGAGCGTCAACCGTCACGACGGCGCGATCGGGGGCCGAGGGTACTAGGGTGCCTTGGGCGCAAACGAGGCCTGCAAACACGGCGAATACAGAGACCAGCTGTAACGGATGGGACCGGCCGAAACGGATCGGGCGCACAACCCGGCCCCCTGCCATCTATCCTGATCGTTAGGAGCAACCATAACGGTTTGCCCTGACCGCAGGCGAGGCCTTGCGTGCCGAGCGTTTTCAAGGGGCCAATCCATGATCGAAATGAAAGTTGCCGGGATCGCGCTGGATGCCGTCACGCGCAGCCCGATCACGTTGCTGAAGGATGGTGCCGAGCGGCGCGCCCTACCGATCTACATCGGTCAGGATCAAGCCCGCTCCATCGTTGGGGCCCTGGAGCAGCAGCAACCGCCGCGGCCGCTGACCCACGATCTGATTGCCAACATTCTGGAAGCGTGGGAGATGGAGCTGGATCGCATCATCGTCCACTCGCTCCAGGACAATACCTTCTACGCGCTGCTGTGCTTGCGCCAAGGCGATCGCAGCCAGGAAATCGACTGCCGCCCCAGCGACGCGCTGGCGATCGCGCTTCGCACCAACGCGCCCATTTGGGTGATGGAGGAGGTCGTTGCCGACGCCTCCATCCCGGTGGATCAGGACGCCGACGAGCAAGACCAACAGGCCTTTAAAGAGTTTGTCTCCAACGTCCGGCCGGAAGACTTCATCAAGCAGGGCGGCGGATCGGGCAGTAGCAGCGACTCAGCCTAACGGCAACTGGAGCTAGTCCCATGCGCTACCGGCGGTTCGGTCGGACGGAACTGCCGCTCTCGGTCTTTTCGCTGGGCACCATGCGCTGCCTGGGGAACGAGTCAGAATCGGTGCAAACGCTAGAGCGGGCGCTCCAACAAGGCATCAACCATCTGGAAACGGCCCGCGGCTACGGTCAAAACGAGCGGCAGCTCGGGCGCGCGCTCCAGGCAGGATTGCCCGTACGGCGCGAGCAACTCTACATCACTACCAAGCTGCCGCCCACCCCCAATGCCGACGCCATGCGCCGCTGGATTGACGAGTCGCTGGCGCGCCTGCAGCTCGATTATCTCGACTGCCTGGCCCTGCATGGGATCAACACCTGGACCCACCTCGATTGGATCGAGCGGGCCGATGGCTGCATGCAGGCTGTCGAAGAAGCGCTGGCCGACGGCCGCATCCGTAATGTGGGCTTTTCCACCCACGGCAGCCGCGAGCTCATCCTGGCCGCGATCGACACCGGGCGTTTTGCGTTTGTCAACCTGCACTACTACTACTTTTTCCAGCACCACGAGCCGGCCATCGCTCGGGCAGCCGAGCAAGACATGGGGATTTTTATCATCTCGCCTGCTGACAAAGGCGGTCGGCTCTACGATCCGCCGGCCAAGCTGCAGCAACTCTGCCACCCCTTCTCGCCGCTCGCGCTCAACTACCGGTTTTTGCTCAGCGACCCGCGCATTACCACCCTCAGCATGGGACCGGCTAACCCCTCAGAGCTAGACGGGCCGCTGCAAGTCGCTGATCGCGACGGCCCGCTCGATAGCGCCGAGCGCGCCGCCTTGGCGCGGGTCGAGGCGCAGCTCGAGCAGGCGCTAGGCCCCGATAAGTGCAGCCAGTGCTACCAGTGCCTGCCCTGCCCCGAGCAAATCAATATCCCTGAGGTCTTGCGGTTGCGCAACCTAGCCGTTGCCTACGACATGCAAGATTACGGGCAGTACCGCTACCGCATGTTCGAAAATGCCGGCCATTGGTTCCCTGGGGCCAAGGGCAACCGCTGCACCGACTGCGGCGAGTGCCTGCCGCGCTGCCCGGAGAACCTCGACATCCCGCGCCTGTTGCGCGATACGCACCAGCGCCTAGGTGAGCGGCGCCGCCGCCTGTGGGAGAACGAGTAACGTCGGGAGGGTCTTGGCAATGCGCCCCTTCGCGCTAGCGCTTGTGGGATGGGTGAGCCTCATGGGGGGGTGGGGGGAGCTGGCATCGGCTCGCGTGGCAGCGTCCTCGGCAAGCTGCCAACCGCCCCCAGCCACAATCGAGGCAACCGTCAGCAGCGAGCGTCCCCCGCAGTCAGGGTTAGCCGTTCCCAGCCTGTGGTGGGCGCAAGCGCAATTCGATCCCGATAGCGGCTGCCTCATCAGGCGCTGGGTGGCCTATCCTGATCGCCAACGCATCGATTTCATTGTCAACCGCCGGCGCTGGCGGCGCTTGGACTATCTGGACCGCTACCGCACGCTCAATCAGTTCGGCACAGTGGCTCGCTCCTACAGCTACGACCTCCAGGTCCTCGATGCCAAGCGGACGTGCCTGGCAACCTATCGCTGCCAGTTCCAGCGATCGCCACCCCGCTGCCGCGTTGCCTTTGGTTCCCTGTTGCAGCAGTACCTGCCAACCACCCCGGCCTCGCCCTAGCGCGCGGACTGGCGGATGCGGCGCCAGAGCGCTTGGTACTGCTGGCGCGCTGGCGTTGGCAGCGGTAGCAAGAACTCGCTGCGATCCAGCAGCGGCTGCGGCGGGTGGAGCAGTGGCTCCTGAGCCACCTCGCTCGGCAAGCGCTCGGCGGCCATGGCCGGCAGCAGCGGCGAGGCGGCGTTGCCCAACTGCGAAATTTGGCGGGCCGTTTGCAACTGCCAGCAAAAGCCAATCCAGTTGCCCAGCCGCGATCGCGCCTCCTGAGAGAGAGACTCCTTAGCCGCCGGTTTGACCCACAGATCCAGCCACAGCGCCGTGCCCGACTGGGGAAAAACCGCTTCAATTTGGGGGTAGCGCCGGCGCAGCGCTAGCAGATCGTGCGACCAACCCACCGCAGCCCACGTATCGCCCAGGATCAGCGGTTGCAGGTAGTGATTGCTGCTGTAGAACTTGACTTGGCGGTGCAGGGCTTGCAGCTTGCCCTCGAGCTGGGGCACTTGGCTCAGATCGCCCGTATTATACGAAGCGCCCAGTGCTTTGAGCGTCAGCCCGATGGTCTCGCGCGCGCTATCGAGCACCGAGATGCGATCGCGCAACTCGGGGCGCCAGAGGTCGGTCCAATCGCGGGGGCGCCAGCCCAGCGCGTCCAAGCGATCGCGATGGTAGGCAATCGCTGTGGCGCCCCAGCGGTAAGGCGCGCCCCAAATGGCACCACCCTCATCCGGCTGTCCTTGGGCATCGCGCCGCAGCGGCGCATGCCAGCGCGCTGGTAGCTGCGCCCAGTCTTGGAGCTCGGCCGCTTCAAAGGCGCGAATGGTGCCCTGTTGGATGGCCGGTTGCAGCCAATAGTCGCCTAGGGTTGCCAAATCGGCAACGGCCTCGGCACCACCGCCAAACGGCCAGAGGGCCCCAATGCCGGCTTGCTGTCCTGCCGAGTCCGCCTGGGCCTGCCACGCTTGCAAGCGCTCCCAAATGGTCCGGAGTTGGGGCTCGGGCGTGACGTTAAGGGCCGTATCGTTCCCGTGCTGCTGGCGGAATGCCGCCAAGACTTGCGGCGGCAGCGAATCCTGCAGCAGCCGCACGTCGAGGCCGCTGCGGGAGCGGCTGCAGCTGGCAGCAAGCGGGGCGAGGGCTAGGGCGCTCGTGCCCGCAAGAAAGCGGCGTCGGCTCGGCATGGCAAGCTCAGCTCGGTGGCGAAACGGCTTGATGGCGCTCGAGCATGCGCTCGATGGCGGTTAGGAGCTGCGGCTGCCTCCAACCCAGATAGAGCGAGGCAGCGATGGCGCATCCACCAGCGCCAACGCCTTCTTTGACGCAGCCCCCTTCATAGGCGCGCAGTTGGGCATAACTGGCACGCGCGAGACTCAGCTGCGTTGCCAGCAGCCGCACCTGCCCCACGGCGCAGGCCAGTCCTACCGTATCGCTGGCGGCATCTTCGGCAACCCATCGCGTGGTCCCCACAGCCACGCGCTCTAGCTCGCCCGCCAAGCCATAGCGATCACTGAGCGCGCGCGCCAGCGCAAAAACGGCCAGCATTTGCGTTCCGCCAGCCAGCAGAACGCCGCAGTGGCGGCTAGCTGCAATGGCCATCCCGGCAGCGGCAAGCTGCATGGGATCGCCCACCGCCGCCGCAACCGCCAGCGGATCGGCCCCGCGCGGTGCTAAACCGGCCCGCTGCAAGCCCCGCGCGGCCAGCTGCTGTTTCTGGGCGCCATTGCCGCCTGCATGGCTGCTGCTGACGCGCTGACTGCCGGCAATCCCCAAGCCAGCCAGCAGGGCCAGTGCTGTAGTCGTGCCGCCCACAACGCATTCGCTGATGGCAAGGTAGCGACCGCGACCGGCTGCTTGGCTCCCCAAGCGGGTTCCCCAGGCCAAGCCACGCTCGAGCAACCGTTGGGCTACTGCCGGCGGTAGGGCCCGCCCGGTGCTGAGGCAGCGTGCCGGTTGTCCCCCCAAGCCGATCGTGGGGACGGCAGGCTGGCGTGCCAAGCCGGCATCGAATAGATAGATGGGAGCGGCTAGGGCTTCCACTAGCGCGCGCGCGACCAGTGCCGGCGAAGCCCCCACTGACAGTGGCGGCAGGGCGCAGTAAGGGGTTGCCTGCGGGCCGTTGGCCAAAAACTCGGCATCGGCGATCGCGGTGTTGCGGCGGGCCTCGGGCGTGCAACCCGCCGCCGAGATGCCGGAGACCGTTGCAGTCTCGGTAAAGCCCAGCACGCAAGCCAGCAGCGGCTGCCGGCCGCGATGCTGCTGCAACCACTGCCGGCCGAACTCGGGGTGGGCGTAGGTGCCGATCACCCGCGGCTCCCCAACAGCGCTCGTACCCAGCGAGGTGGCTCCGGGATGGGGACTCCCAAGCGCCCTAGCAGTACCAACGACACCAGATGCACCACGAACGCGTACACCAGGTTCTCCACAAAGACCATCCCCAGGGCAGCGGTTTGGATGACGCCCAGGCTGGGCTGCGCGACGATCCCGAGCTGGATGAGCCCCCAATCGATCAACCCAGCGACTTGAGCGATGGTATAGCGCCACAGATCCTCGCCCACAAACACGGATAGGAGGGCAATGCGAAAAAAAAAGCCCAAGGTTCCCAGCAGCGCGCCCACCGGCACCGAAAGCGGCCAAGGCACCCCGCGGCGCCACATGGCGCCGAACTGGACGCCCATAACCCCGTAGGGCACCAGGTACAAAACGCTGCGCGGCGGTCCCATCAGGATCGAGAGCAAAAAACCAGTCGTTAGCGCGGCCATCCAACCCGTACGCGCCCCCCAGCGCAGGTAGGCCAGGGCAATGGGCACGGGGAAAAAGATCCGCAGCAGCGGACCGGGCGGAAAGTAGGAATTGACCAGCCAGATCAAGCTCGCCGTGCTGGCCAGAAAGGCGGTTTCGACTAGCGCTAGGGGCGCCTCGACTGGGGAGTGCGCCGAGCTCCTGGCCGATCGCTCGACTTCGGCTTCCTCGGCGGCATCGACCCAGTTGGGATCGGCGTTCTCCCGATGGGCCGCAGCATGGCGATGGTCGAATGCGTCGCTCACGATCGCGCGCGGTACTTGGGGTTATAGGGTGCCGCGGAACAAGCCCTGGGGCCGCAAGAGCAAAACCAACACCATCACCACCAGAGCTGCCGCCAGCTTGTACTGGGATCCCAGCAGCGGGACGCTCAGTTCCTGGGCCATGCCAATGATAAACGCGCCCGTGATCGCGCCGTAGGGATTGCCGATGCCGCCGGCAATCGTGGCCGCGAAGATCGGCAGCAGCAGGAACCAGCCCATATCGGGCCGCACGGCAGTCATGAGGCCGTAGGTCGTGCCGCCGATGGCCGCCAGCGTCCCGGCCAGCCCCCACGTCCAGAGCACCACGCGATCGACATCAATCCCCGAGATGCGCGCCAGATCGATGTTGTCAGCCACAGCGCGCATGGCTTTGCCCATTCGGGTCCGCTGCAGCAGCAAATGCACTCCCAAAATGGCAGCGCCCGCCAGCGCGATCGCCACCACGCGAAAGAAGGCAATGTCGAGGCCGAACGCGTTCAGCGCCGGCATTACCGGCAAATCGTAGGAGCGGTTGCTACCGCCCCAGATCAGCAGCACCCCGCTGCGGACGAACAACCCCAAGCCAATGGAGGTAATAATGAGCGTAGCAGCTGAGGCGCGCGCGCTGCGGGTGGGGCGCCACAGCAGGCGCTCGGCGAGCAACATGGCAGCCACCGTGCCCAGGGCCCCGAGCGGCATGGCCGCCCAGAGACTGGCACCGCCCGTATTGGCAGCCCAACTCACATAAGCCCCCAAAGTCAGGAAATCGCCGTGGGCAAAGTTGGGCAGGCGCAGCACCCCAAAGGTCAGGGTTAGCCCCATTGCTGCCATCGCCAGGGTGCTACCGATGGCTAAGCCATTGATTGCTAGCTGCAGGAGTTCCATACGCCGTCGCTCGTTTCGCCATCGGCCGGCCAGCGCGGATCGTAGCCGATACCGAGTCTCCCACGGCGGTTGCAGCTAGTCTGACTCAGCATCCAGCGAGCGGCGCTGCCACGGCCCGTAGTGCCGGGCGTAGTAAGCCAAGATGGCCTCAGCGCGCTGCTTGCTCTCGCCATCGAGCTCGGCGCTATAGGTGAGTCGCAGCCCTAGGGTTTGACTGCGCTCGTAATCGAATTGCTGCGCCTGTTGCGGAATGAGCTCGGCTTGTACGCCCTCGACTTGGCGCAGGTGAGCCGCTACCTCACAGTAAACGGCCAGCGAGAGCTTGGGGCAGCGGATGCGCTCCTGCCGGGGGGGCTGAGGCCTAGCGGCGCTCGCGTTTGCCATTGGGCTTGCTGTCTGAGTCGGACTGGGGGGGAGGTGGCAGCCGCTGCGCCGCGGGGGCATCCGTTTTGGGAAGAGTGGGCGCAACGGAGCCCACAGTCGCATTCGACCCCACCGTTTCGATCACTTGCTGTCCCTGCTGGGCCAAGACCACAGCAGGCGCTGGCTTGCGATTGGGGGCGATCTGCTTGATGCGAACGTGGCCGTCGGCCAAGACATCGCCTTCGCTGACGCGCTGGACGGCGCCCTCAGGGAGTTCGACGATCGCCCGAGCGCTCCCGCCGATCTGAACGATCCCCGTCACGCGGAGGGCGCGGGCCTGTTGCGCTAGCGGCGTTGGCTCCTCCAACTCGCCCGCGGCTTTGGCTAACTCTGACTCGGTGGCCTCGGGTGGGGGACCGGCGGGCGAGCGGCGGGCAGGCGACGTTTCTTCCGGCGGCGCCGGTTTCCGCTTGTCAGGTTGCGATTGTGTTGTGGTGCTGTCAGAGGCCGACTTTGCCGTGGGGGAGCGTTTATTCCCAGGAGAGGTTTTCTCCTTCTCTGACGGCGCCGGTTTCTGTTCGCTAGGTTGCGATCCCGTTTTAGCGCCGTTGGAGGCCGATCCTGCCGTTGGGGAGCGTTGGTCCGGTGGCGGACTGGGTTGCGATCGGGCTGCGGTCTTGCCAGACGCTGGGGATTGGCCCTCATCCGAGCCAGGGGCCGGGCGAGCGGGAACGGCAAACCCGGCAAAGGGATCCTGCCCTGAGGGCTGCTTGGGGGTGTTTTGGGCAAGCTGCTCCGGATCGGCCGCCGAGCGCAACCCCGACAGCGGCTCGGGCGAGGGCTCAAACTCGCGCCCTTGGAACAGGTCCTCAGGTGGCTGCTGCTGCGAGTCTGAGCTCGGCGCCTGTTGCTCGCTATCGCCACCGCAGCCGCCTAGGGCGAGGGCGAACGCCCCAACCGCCGCTTGCCATTGCCGTCCCATGTTGCGATTTACATTCGTTTAAATGCGCCTGGTTCGGCGCTGGGCGCTGGCTTACGGTAAGGGCACAGCCACCGCTAGCGAGGGAACGGTCGTCCCATGAACGCGCCTGCGCCCCATCATAAGGCTCAAGGCCTCAAGCCCGGCAAGCCGCGCCCGGCTAAAGAGCTCTGCAGCGAGTGCGGCCTGTGCGATACCTACTACATCCACTACGTCAAAGAGGCCTGCGCGTTTCTCAACGAGCAAATTGCCGAGCTGGAGGCCCAAGCCCACGGCCGCAGCCGCAACCTGGACGACCCTGACGATTGGTACTTTGGCGTTCGCCAAAACATGGTGGCGGCGCGCAAGCAAGAGCCCATCGAGGGGGCGCAGTGGACTGGCATTGTCAGCACCATCGCCTGCGAAATGCTCCAGCAGGGCGAAGTCGAGGGTGTAGTTTGCGTGCAAAACAGCGAGCAGGACCGCTTCCAACCCGAGCCCATCATTGCCACCACCACTGACGAGATCCTGGCCGCGCGCGTCAACAAGCCCACGCTCTCGCCCAATCTCTCGGTCCTGGAGCAGGTTGAGTGCTCGGGCATGAAGCGCTTGCTGATCATTGGCGTGGGCTGCCAAATTCAAGCGTTGCGATCGGTCGAGCGCGAGCTGGGGCTCGAGAAGCTCTACGTGCTGGGCACGCCTTGCGTGGATAACGTCACCCGCGAGGGGCTGCAAAAGTTTTTGGAAACGACTAGCCAATCCCCCGATACGGTCGTCCAGTACGAGTTCATGCAGGACTTTCGGGTACACTTCAAGCACGAAGATGGCTCAGTCGAGAAAGTGCCGTTTTTCGGGCTCAATACCAAAGAACTCAAAGACATCTTTGCCCCCTCCTGCATGAGCTGCTTCGACTATGTCAACTCGCTAGCCGATCTGGTTGTGGGCTACATGGGGGCGCCGTTTGCCTACCAGTGGCTGGTGGTCCGCAACGAGACCGGGCAGCAGATGCTGGATATGGTCTGGGACCAGCTCGAGACCCAGCCGGTCACCTCCAAAGGCAACCGCAAAAATGCGGTCCAGCAGAGCATTCCCGCTTACGAAAAAGGCATTACGCTCCCCATGTGGGCCGCCCGCCTCATGGGGGTGATTATCGAGCGCATTGGCCCGCAAGGCCTGGAGTACGCGCGCTTTTCCATCGACTCGCACTTTGCGCGCAACTACCTCTACGTGCAGCGCAACTACCCCAACAAGCTTGAGGACCACGTGCCCGAGTTTGCCAAGCGCATCGTCGGGCAGTATGAGCTGCCGGAGTGACCTAGCGCTCGGCCAAGCGCTCTTGCGAGGGGGCGGCCGCGGCCGAGTCGCTACCGTCGCCCTGCTCCAGGATGGTCGGCACCAGCAGCGGTGGGGTCTGCTCCAAAAAACCTGCTCGCACGAAGGCAGCGTAAATGCCGGTCTCCATGGCAATGAGCTCGCGCTGCAGTTGCTCGTCCGCCATGGCCTCTAGGGAAGGGGGATCCTGCTTTTGCCCTTCCAGTTCGCCTTGCAGCTTGCCCAGCTCCTGGCGCACGAGCTCGCGGTAGCGGAAAAACTTGGGGTTGAGCTCCCAGCGCTTGACCACATCGTCTTGGTGGAGGTGATTGAGGATCTGGTTGAGGGCGACCGAGCGCGCGATCACGCGTACGTAGTTGTCCGGCGTTCCCGGATTGCTCCCTTTTAGGCCCAACCACTCCAGTAGCGGCTTGGCAGTTAACCCCTGCACCAGCAGCGTAAACAGCACCACCCCAAACACCGTGGCCTCAATTGCCTGCCGCTGCACCAATACAATGGGGACGCTCAGCGCGAGCGCGATCGACACTGAGCCCCGCAATCCCGTCCACCACAGCAACGTCTGCTCGCGCCAATCAATCTGCGAGCCCGCCAGCCAATAGCTCAAGCCGCCCAAGCCGTAAACGGCTAGCGCGCGCGAGACCACAACGGCGCCAATGGCGGCTGCAATGGGCAAAAGGTTATTGCCCAAATTGGTAAAGTTGATCTGGTCGCCAATGAGCAAAAAGACGATCGAGTTGACCAGAAACGCCACAAACCCCAAAAACTCGGTCAGGACTTGGTGTTTTTGGGGATTGAGCCGGTGGGTGCCAAACGAGCCCAAAATGGCGCCGGCGGTAATAACTGCAACCACGCCCGAGCCGCCCAACTCCTCGGTCGCCAAGTACGTGCCGTAAGCCGCCACCAACAGCAACGAGCGGCCCAGAAAGCGCAGGTCGGAGCTGGGGATGAGATAGGACAGGGTCAGGCCCAGCAGCGACCCGACAACCAAGCCGATGCCCACTAGCGCCAGCACCTGAGCGCTCAGGGCCAGCGAGTTCGTCATGGCGAGCTCGACTGGCAGATCCATCAGCAGTACAAAGGTGACGACCGCCAGGGCCGAGTTGAACAAGTTTTCGCCCTCAGTCAACACCATCAGGCGTTTGCTAACGCCCAACTTGCCAAACAGGGCTGTGATGGGGGCGGGCGAGGTTGCGGCCAAGCTAGCCCCCGCGAGTAGGGCAATGTGAATCGAGACGCCAGCGAATGCCGTCAGGGCCAGCGCAACGCAGGCAATGGTGACCACAACCCCCAGACCGGCGTAGAGCGCGATAGGAATCCACTCGCGCTTGAGCAGGGTCCAGTCCAGGTCCCAGGCCGTTTTAAACAGCAGCGGTGGGACGAAAACGAACAGCGTGACTTCGGGCGGCAGCGCGATCAGGCGCACGTCGAGCAGGGAGAACCCCAACCCGACAATC is from Cyanobacteria bacterium QS_8_64_29 and encodes:
- a CDS encoding argininosuccinate synthase, with translation MGRANKAVLAYSGGVDTSVCIPYLKQEWGVGEVIALAADLGQGEDLEALRTKALQAGASHALVATATDRFVRDYAFPAIQANALYEDRYPLSTALARPLIAELLVETAHQYGADAVAHGCTGKGNDQVRFDVSLMALDPQLTRLAPAREWGMSREAAIAYGERFGLPAPVAKGSPYSIDRNLLGRSIEAGPLEDPDAEPPEEAFALTCAATEAPNAPDYLEITFEGGIPTALDGQALDPVALIAQLNERAGRHGVGRIDMLENRVVGIKSREIYETPALSVLIAAHRDLESLTLTGDVTQYKRGVEATYSQLVYQGFWHGPLRSALDAFVGQTQARVTGTVRLKLFKGSATVVGRRSPYSLYQQDLATYGTEDQFDHKAAEGFITIWGLGTKVWSQTGLRA
- a CDS encoding [cytidine(C)-cytidine(C)-adenosine (A)]-adding enzyme; protein product: MPSSLEATPLSPQQWPFNLSWLPPQAHLVGGAVRDALLARRQSPLDLDFIVCDGAIETARAIARHYGAGFVVLDAGRQIARVVFAGGTVDFACLEGATLAADLARRDFTVNAIAYEPRAGAIVDPLQGQADLERRCLRMVAAANLQADPLRLLRAYRLAAQLDFAIEAQTRATIRRWAPQLARVAAERVQTELRYLLRAPAGNAWLKAAGADGVLSAWLPDADAAALECAARVDGATRWLSERWPSLAPELHAPLTNDPTACWPLLAKFASLAAPSADRAQAQLAALGLSRAEVRSAATAVRHWARVAAAPRSIRAQFELFRAVGAAFPGVALLVAAAGSDRAAITQLLDRYAHPGDPVAHPHSPVSGRDLMRALGLSPSPQIGELLTEIQLARACGDIATAEEALAWAASWLGQRAPKTGD
- a CDS encoding riboflavin synthase encodes the protein MFAGLVCAQGTLVPSAPDRAVVTVDAQDQAAILPGLAVGDSIAVDGVCLTVEALRAGGFRATVSPETIERSALAQRRQSGDPVNLEPALRVGDKLGGHFVTGHVDGVGYLAEARATERAWELVFRAPSGSGEAWQRQVARYLVPKGSVAVNGISLTVADCDHDGRWFQAAVVPLTYHRTNLAQLAVGSWVNLESDLLGKYADKLLGYPQAAAAGSSDITPAFLAEHGYG
- a CDS encoding oxidoreductase translates to MRYRRFGRTELPLSVFSLGTMRCLGNESESVQTLERALQQGINHLETARGYGQNERQLGRALQAGLPVRREQLYITTKLPPTPNADAMRRWIDESLARLQLDYLDCLALHGINTWTHLDWIERADGCMQAVEEALADGRIRNVGFSTHGSRELILAAIDTGRFAFVNLHYYYFFQHHEPAIARAAEQDMGIFIISPADKGGRLYDPPAKLQQLCHPFSPLALNYRFLLSDPRITTLSMGPANPSELDGPLQVADRDGPLDSAERAALARVEAQLEQALGPDKCSQCYQCLPCPEQINIPEVLRLRNLAVAYDMQDYGQYRYRMFENAGHWFPGAKGNRCTDCGECLPRCPENLDIPRLLRDTHQRLGERRRRLWENE
- a CDS encoding polyamine ABC transporter substrate-binding protein, yielding MPSRRRFLAGTSALALAPLAASCSRSRSGLDVRLLQDSLPPQVLAAFRQQHGNDTALNVTPEPQLRTIWERLQAWQAQADSAGQQAGIGALWPFGGGAEAVADLATLGDYWLQPAIQQGTIRAFEAAELQDWAQLPARWHAPLRRDAQGQPDEGGAIWGAPYRWGATAIAYHRDRLDALGWRPRDWTDLWRPELRDRISVLDSARETIGLTLKALGASYNTGDLSQVPQLEGKLQALHRQVKFYSSNHYLQPLILGDTWAAVGWSHDLLALRRRYPQIEAVFPQSGTALWLDLWVKPAAKESLSQEARSRLGNWIGFCWQLQTARQISQLGNAASPLLPAMAAERLPSEVAQEPLLHPPQPLLDRSEFLLPLPTPARQQYQALWRRIRQSAR